In Streptomyces sp. NBC_01231, the sequence CGCCTGCGGGGCGATCTCGCTGGAGCACGCGCGGCAGGAGGCCGAGCGGCTGGGCCCGGTGGTCGGGTTCCTCGCCGCGGTACTGGTGCTCGCCCACTTCTGCGACGTCGAGGGGCTCTTCCAGGCGTGCGGGGCGTGGATGGCCCGCCGGGCGGCGGGGTCGCCGGGACGGCTGCTGACGGCGGTGTTCGTGCTGGCGTCGGCGATCACGGCCGTCCTCAGTCTGGACGCGACCGTGGTGCTGCTGACTCCGGTGGTGTTCGCCACGGCCTCCCGAATGGGGGTGGCCGCGAAGCCGCACGCCTACGCGAGCGCGCACCTGTCGAACACGGCGTCGCTGCTGCTGCCGGTCTCGAACCTCACCAATCTGCTGGCGTTCGCGGCGAGCGGGCTGAGCTTCACCCGGTTCGCGGCGCTGATGGCGCTGCCGTGGCTGGTCGCGATCCTCGCCGAGTACGTGGTCTTCCGGCGTTTCTTCGACCGCGACCTGACGGAGACCACGCACTCCCCCGACCCTGCCGACGAGCCCGAGTTGCCGCTGTTCGCGCTGGTCACCGTCGCCTGCACACTGGCCGGGTTCGTGGTGACCTCGGCCCTCGGTATCGAGCCGGCCTGGGCGGCGCTGGCGGGGGCCCTGGTGCTGGCCGGCCGGGCCCTCGTGCGCCGGCGGGCCACCCCGCTCTCCGTGGTGCGGGCGGCGTCGCCCGCCTTCCTCGCTTTCGTCCTCGCGCTGGGCATCGTCGTACGCGCGGTCGTCGACAACGGTCTCGCGGGCGCACTGCGCCATGTGCTGCCGGACGGGACGGGTCTCGCCGCGCTGCTCGGCATCGCCGTGCTGGCCGCCGTGCTGGCGAACCTGATCAACAACCTGCCCGCGGTACTGGTCCTGCTGCCGCTGACCGCGGCGGCCGGGCCCGGCGCGGTGCTCGCCGTGCTGCTCGGGGTGAACATCGGCCCGAACCTCACCTACGCCGGGTCGCTGGCCACGCTGCTGTGGCGGCGCATCGCGCACGGGCAGGGGCACGATGTCGAGCTGGGCGAGTTCACCCGGCTCGGACTGCTCTCGGTACCGGCCGCCCTCGTACCCGCGGTGTTGGCCCTGTGGGCCTCGCTCCGGGTCGTCGGGGCCTGAACCACGGGCGAGGCCACGGGCGGAGCTGAACCACGGGCTGCGACTGAACGGGGCTGAAGAGGCGGGGCGAGACCCGGTCAGCGCCCGCCGGTGCCGTAGTACGGGCCGTAGCCTCCGTACCCGCCTCCATA encodes:
- a CDS encoding arsenic transporter, with the protein product MNTPLAESLSVVLLVAVLTWAVLRPFGWPEAVVAVPAAGAAIACGAISLEHARQEAERLGPVVGFLAAVLVLAHFCDVEGLFQACGAWMARRAAGSPGRLLTAVFVLASAITAVLSLDATVVLLTPVVFATASRMGVAAKPHAYASAHLSNTASLLLPVSNLTNLLAFAASGLSFTRFAALMALPWLVAILAEYVVFRRFFDRDLTETTHSPDPADEPELPLFALVTVACTLAGFVVTSALGIEPAWAALAGALVLAGRALVRRRATPLSVVRAASPAFLAFVLALGIVVRAVVDNGLAGALRHVLPDGTGLAALLGIAVLAAVLANLINNLPAVLVLLPLTAAAGPGAVLAVLLGVNIGPNLTYAGSLATLLWRRIAHGQGHDVELGEFTRLGLLSVPAALVPAVLALWASLRVVGA